A single window of Candidatus Rhabdochlamydia oedothoracis DNA harbors:
- the rpe gene encoding ribulose-phosphate 3-epimerase, with the protein MKRSLIQVVPSILSADFGKLALEAKKVEEAGADALHIDIMDGHFVSNLSLGPKAVAAINRATNLFLDVHLMMYNSYNYIEQFVKSGADRITFHFEATENVEETLQLIRACGIEAGLAFCPETSSSMIVKFLDKCDLLLLMTVNPGHGGQKFIPEMLEKIQFARDICNQMKLYKGGRFLSELQQEKAPVFPFAIQVDGGINHETARQCVEAGANVLVSGSYIYSAPNMAQAITSLKTLK; encoded by the coding sequence ATGAAACGCTCTTTGATTCAAGTTGTCCCTTCGATTCTTTCCGCTGATTTTGGCAAATTGGCTTTGGAGGCTAAAAAAGTAGAAGAAGCTGGTGCAGATGCATTGCATATCGATATTATGGATGGACACTTTGTTTCTAACTTGAGTTTAGGGCCTAAAGCTGTTGCAGCAATAAATCGTGCAACAAATCTTTTTCTAGATGTGCATCTGATGATGTATAACTCTTACAATTACATAGAACAATTTGTAAAATCTGGCGCTGACCGAATTACCTTTCACTTTGAAGCAACAGAAAATGTGGAAGAGACTCTTCAATTGATTCGAGCGTGTGGAATAGAAGCCGGTTTAGCTTTTTGTCCAGAAACAAGTTCATCCATGATTGTGAAATTTTTAGATAAATGCGATTTGCTTCTTTTAATGACGGTAAACCCAGGGCATGGTGGGCAGAAATTTATACCTGAGATGCTAGAAAAGATTCAATTTGCGCGTGATATTTGCAATCAGATGAAGTTATATAAAGGGGGCAGATTTCTAAGTGAGCTGCAACAAGAAAAAGCGCCTGTGTTTCCTTTTGCCATCCAAGTAGATGGTGGGATAAACCATGAGACAGCTCGTCAGTGTGTAGAAGCAGGAGCGAATGTCTTAGTATCCGGAAGTTATATTTACAGTGCACCAAATATGGCCCAAGCAATTACTAGTTTGAAAACTCTTAAGTAG
- the nusA gene encoding transcription termination factor NusA: protein MNKDLVAIFEYLEREKGIKRDVVISAIEESLYVAARKSIHGGLINVSVQVNPKTGDINVIAQKEVVELVTIPEEEISLAEARVLHPDCELGQFVDISVIPQNFGRIAAHTAGQIISQKLRHAERDVIYEEYRHRINEIVSGTVKKVIREKTLIIDLGKVEGILPSRFYPKTEEYNLGDRVQALLFEVRDTENGGAEVILSRSHPEFVAQLFSQEVPEIADDTIVIEKIVRAAGYRTKIAVSSQDPKVDPVGACVGVRGNRVKNIIRELNNEKIDIIPFNSDATTLLKSSLAPIEIKKMIVDEQRNVITIVINDEDYPVALGKGGRNARLNGELCGSDLQIQKMSHYKANMNLEHAQMASADDPTLDEPLTIEEVSSRMIIESLISAGYDTPRKVLNATPEQLAIIPEISLEMADKILEKIRKKRG, encoded by the coding sequence ATGAACAAAGATCTAGTCGCAATCTTCGAATATCTTGAAAGAGAAAAAGGAATTAAACGAGATGTAGTAATTTCTGCGATCGAAGAATCGCTATACGTGGCTGCTCGTAAAAGTATCCACGGCGGTTTGATTAATGTTTCTGTACAGGTTAACCCTAAGACAGGAGATATTAATGTAATAGCCCAAAAAGAAGTAGTAGAGCTCGTTACTATTCCAGAAGAAGAGATCTCTCTTGCGGAAGCACGCGTGCTTCATCCCGATTGTGAACTAGGACAGTTTGTTGACATTTCTGTTATTCCACAAAACTTTGGTAGAATTGCCGCACACACAGCAGGTCAAATCATCTCTCAAAAATTACGTCATGCAGAAAGAGATGTGATTTATGAAGAATACCGTCATCGGATCAATGAAATTGTTTCAGGTACAGTGAAAAAAGTCATTAGAGAAAAAACCTTAATCATTGATTTAGGAAAAGTTGAAGGTATTTTACCTAGCCGATTTTATCCAAAAACAGAAGAGTATAACTTAGGTGATCGAGTACAAGCCCTTCTATTTGAAGTAAGAGATACAGAAAATGGCGGAGCAGAAGTGATTTTATCTCGTAGCCACCCTGAATTTGTTGCACAATTGTTTTCACAAGAAGTCCCTGAAATTGCAGATGATACAATTGTTATAGAAAAAATAGTGCGTGCAGCTGGCTATCGCACAAAGATTGCAGTTAGTTCCCAAGATCCAAAAGTAGATCCTGTTGGAGCTTGTGTAGGAGTACGTGGAAATCGCGTCAAAAATATCATACGCGAGCTAAATAATGAAAAAATTGACATCATCCCTTTTAACAGTGATGCCACCACCTTGCTTAAATCCTCATTAGCACCGATAGAAATTAAGAAAATGATCGTTGATGAGCAAAGAAATGTCATCACTATCGTGATTAATGATGAAGATTATCCTGTAGCTCTTGGTAAAGGTGGAAGAAATGCCCGTTTAAACGGAGAGCTATGCGGCTCTGATCTACAAATACAAAAAATGAGCCATTACAAAGCTAATATGAATCTTGAGCACGCACAAATGGCTTCTGCCGATGATCCAACTTTAGATGAGCCGCTTACCATTGAAGAAGTTAGCAGCAGAATGATTATAGAAAGCTTAATTAGTGCTGGGTATGATACTCCTCGAAAAGTGTTAAATGCAACACCTGAACAATTGGCAATTATACCGGAAATCAGTTTAGAAATGGCGGACAAAATTTTAGAAAAAATTCGCAAAAAAAGAGGTTAA
- a CDS encoding aspartate kinase, which produces MKKIVLKFGGAALADLGSFYRISKMIKAKLSSHSVCVVVSAMQGVTDQLLQVAKKIDSRPPLRELDMLVSTGEVFSMTLLAMALHKEGIEAISLTGEQAGIITSSCHVNAKIIYVNKERLSKELESGKVVIVAGFQGISKNKEITTLGRGGSDITAVALAIALSCKMVQFYKDVEGIYSMDPKTYPEAELLKNISYEKALELAENQSKILHPRCIILAAAHQISLQVSSFLHPNSTGTTISNLNCAKKPNFLYEWEHLRI; this is translated from the coding sequence ATGAAAAAAATTGTTTTAAAATTTGGAGGGGCTGCTTTAGCCGATTTGGGATCTTTTTATCGTATTAGTAAAATGATAAAAGCCAAACTAAGCTCTCACTCTGTTTGCGTTGTAGTGAGCGCAATGCAAGGCGTGACCGATCAACTCCTTCAAGTGGCTAAGAAAATAGATTCCAGACCCCCTTTAAGAGAGCTAGATATGCTTGTTTCTACAGGGGAGGTCTTTAGCATGACTCTTCTAGCAATGGCTCTTCATAAAGAAGGGATAGAGGCTATTAGCCTAACGGGAGAACAGGCTGGTATTATTACTTCCTCATGCCATGTAAATGCAAAGATTATCTATGTGAATAAAGAGCGATTATCCAAGGAATTAGAATCTGGCAAAGTGGTGATCGTAGCTGGTTTTCAAGGAATTAGTAAAAATAAAGAGATTACAACTTTAGGTAGGGGTGGTTCTGATATAACAGCTGTTGCGCTTGCCATTGCACTTTCTTGTAAGATGGTTCAATTCTATAAAGATGTAGAGGGAATTTATTCCATGGACCCAAAAACTTATCCTGAAGCAGAACTGTTAAAAAATATTTCCTATGAGAAAGCATTAGAATTAGCAGAAAATCAAAGTAAAATTTTACACCCTCGCTGCATTATCTTAGCTGCAGCTCATCAAATTAGCCTACAAGTAAGCTCTTTCCTTCATCCAAATTCAACAGGAACTACCATTAGTAATTTGAACTGTGCAAAAAAACCGAATTTTTTGTATGAATGGGAGCATCTAAGAATTTAA
- a CDS encoding winged helix-turn-helix domain-containing protein, translated as MYVKEEAPSSAKQVVNFAKDHFGICYTPSAMVSLLHRLNFTYKKPKSLFKIFSKLEQ; from the coding sequence ATCTATGTAAAAGAAGAAGCTCCCAGTTCAGCTAAACAAGTTGTCAATTTTGCCAAAGACCACTTTGGAATATGTTATACACCATCAGCTATGGTTTCTTTATTGCATCGGTTAAACTTTACCTATAAAAAGCCTAAGAGCCTGTTTAAAATCTTTTCAAAATTAGAGCAATAA
- the rpsA gene encoding 30S ribosomal protein S1 yields MSNKELNDWNVSNIIDDAEFQEEEAKQFKNLLNKKEEIAGKGSVALMNTGQILMGQIVEITKDFVIIDVGLKSEGLVPINEFSDTEELDENSSIEVYLDQAEGEDGQIVLSREKARRQRQWEYIVHHCKEGSIVKGKVIRKVKGGLMVDIGMEAFLPGSQIDNKRIKNLDEFIGQSYDFKILKINTERKNIVVSRREILEEERISRKAELLENIHEREICKGCVKNITDFGVFLDLDGIDGLLHITDMTWKRIKHPSEMVSLGQELEVIILHVDKEKGRVALGMKQKETNPWEEIEKKYPSGTRVRGKIVNLVPYGAFIEIEPGIEGLIHVSEMSWVKNVTDPSEVVNKGDEVEAIVLSVQKEEGKISLGLKQTEKNPWDDVEKKYPCDCCVNAEIRNLTNYGAFVELEPGVDGLIHISDLSWIKKVSHPSEVLKKGDRVDAVILSVDKESKKITLGLKQLSNNPWESIEKTMPIGSLIQGIVTKITAFGAFIELSNGIEALVHVTELSDQPFGKVEEVVNKGEEITAKVIKLDPEHKKIGLSIKEYLIDENKFNRDDIVVGGSKASSHDKKRKKTSSKEPNNHPEE; encoded by the coding sequence ATGTCTAACAAAGAATTAAACGACTGGAACGTAAGTAACATCATCGATGATGCTGAGTTTCAAGAGGAAGAAGCCAAACAATTCAAAAATTTACTCAACAAAAAAGAGGAAATTGCCGGAAAAGGTTCCGTCGCGTTAATGAATACTGGTCAAATTTTAATGGGTCAAATTGTAGAAATTACAAAAGACTTTGTGATCATAGATGTAGGGTTAAAATCTGAAGGACTTGTTCCAATCAATGAATTTTCTGACACTGAAGAACTCGATGAAAACAGCTCCATTGAAGTGTATCTTGATCAGGCAGAAGGAGAAGATGGACAAATCGTACTTTCTCGAGAAAAAGCTCGTCGCCAAAGACAATGGGAGTACATTGTACATCATTGTAAAGAAGGCTCTATTGTCAAAGGAAAAGTCATTCGCAAAGTAAAAGGCGGTCTCATGGTGGATATTGGCATGGAAGCTTTTTTACCAGGTTCTCAAATTGATAATAAACGCATTAAAAATCTCGATGAGTTTATTGGACAAAGCTATGACTTTAAGATCCTAAAAATCAATACAGAGCGTAAAAATATCGTTGTGTCCCGCCGCGAAATTTTGGAAGAAGAGCGTATCTCACGTAAAGCAGAGCTTTTAGAAAATATTCACGAAAGGGAAATCTGCAAAGGCTGCGTAAAAAACATCACCGATTTTGGAGTCTTTTTAGATCTCGATGGCATCGATGGTCTACTACACATTACAGACATGACTTGGAAGAGAATTAAGCATCCCTCGGAGATGGTCTCTTTAGGACAAGAGCTAGAAGTAATCATCCTGCATGTCGATAAAGAAAAGGGGCGCGTTGCTTTAGGAATGAAGCAAAAAGAGACCAATCCTTGGGAAGAAATTGAAAAGAAGTACCCTTCAGGCACACGGGTAAGAGGCAAAATCGTTAACCTTGTTCCTTATGGGGCTTTTATCGAAATTGAACCAGGTATCGAAGGGCTCATTCACGTATCAGAAATGTCTTGGGTAAAAAATGTAACAGATCCTAGCGAAGTTGTGAATAAAGGAGATGAAGTAGAAGCTATTGTTCTCTCTGTTCAAAAAGAAGAAGGAAAGATTTCTCTCGGGCTTAAGCAAACAGAGAAAAATCCATGGGACGATGTAGAAAAAAAATACCCTTGCGATTGCTGTGTGAATGCAGAAATTCGTAATTTGACCAATTATGGCGCTTTCGTAGAGCTAGAGCCAGGTGTAGATGGGTTAATTCACATTTCTGATTTGAGCTGGATTAAAAAAGTGTCACATCCTTCAGAAGTGCTTAAGAAAGGTGATCGAGTAGATGCTGTGATTTTATCTGTAGACAAAGAGAGTAAGAAAATCACTCTTGGCTTAAAACAGCTAAGCAATAACCCTTGGGAGAGTATTGAAAAAACAATGCCTATTGGATCTTTAATTCAAGGAATTGTTACAAAAATCACAGCCTTTGGTGCTTTCATAGAGCTTTCTAACGGAATTGAAGCTCTAGTGCATGTAACAGAACTCTCCGATCAACCTTTTGGAAAAGTAGAAGAAGTGGTTAATAAAGGAGAAGAAATTACAGCTAAAGTAATTAAGCTTGATCCCGAACATAAAAAAATTGGCTTATCCATTAAAGAGTACTTAATTGATGAAAATAAATTTAACAGAGACGATATTGTCGTAGGAGGATCTAAAGCTTCTTCTCATGACAAAAAGCGTAAGAAAACCTCTTCAAAAGAACCTAATAACCACCCAGAAGAGTAA
- the rbfA gene encoding 30S ribosome-binding factor RbfA — translation MAKNRVARLNSLLKEVISEVIREDVDNPHVNQFVSVTQVEITSDLHHAKVYISVIGNQKVKEETIEALQSAAGFIAVHSSKKVVMRYFPNLTFKLDTSVDKHARIDAVLGKIREEQKSRKN, via the coding sequence ATGGCAAAAAATCGAGTTGCAAGGTTAAATTCTTTGCTAAAAGAGGTTATTTCAGAAGTAATTCGTGAAGATGTGGATAACCCGCATGTTAATCAATTTGTTTCTGTAACCCAAGTAGAAATCACCAGCGATCTTCATCATGCTAAAGTATACATCAGTGTAATTGGAAATCAAAAGGTAAAAGAAGAAACCATTGAAGCCCTGCAATCTGCTGCAGGCTTCATTGCAGTTCATTCTTCTAAAAAAGTGGTTATGCGCTACTTCCCTAACCTTACCTTTAAGTTAGATACCTCTGTGGATAAACACGCGCGTATTGATGCCGTATTGGGAAAGATCCGAGAAGAACAAAAATCTCGTAAAAATTAA
- a CDS encoding IS30 family transposase, producing the protein MQISGWIKRHVSHETIYNHIWKDKRQGGHLYRELRHRGKKYNKQRKGTSGRGNIPGRIDIKQRPCIVEKKARLGDWELDTVIGAGHKGVIVSMVERTSKLN; encoded by the coding sequence ATACAGATATCCGGATGGATTAAAAGACATGTTAGTCATGAGACCATCTATAATCATATCTGGAAAGATAAACGACAGGGAGGACATCTTTATAGAGAGCTCCGTCATCGAGGGAAAAAATATAACAAGCAGAGAAAGGGAACTTCTGGAAGAGGGAACATCCCTGGTCGTATAGATATTAAGCAACGGCCTTGTATTGTAGAAAAAAAGGCTCGTTTAGGAGACTGGGAACTAGATACAGTCATAGGGGCAGGACATAAAGGCGTAATTGTATCAATGGTAGAAAGAACTTCCAAGCTAAATTAA
- a CDS encoding IS30 family transposase encodes MIFNNQTQGETLPKGYHHLTYDQRCQIYILKARGDTSSSIANILKVHHSTISRELKRNKGQRGYRHQQAQEKAFLRKNSQPNKKMTPQIVTRIEEKIKLQWSPIQISGWLKRHGKEHVSHETIYNHIWKDKRQGGQLYRELRHRGKKYNKQRKGASGRGNMPGRIDIKQRPCIVEKKTRLGDWELDTVIGAGHKGVIVSMVERTSKLTKLAKVSHKTAEEVSQALIEQLKPIKDFVHTLTADNGKEFAYHQMVSFELETDFYFATPYHSWERGLNEHTNGLVRQYFPKTQSFLDTTSKDIERVETLLNNRPRKALNFETPLEVFTRLSTNMLCSGAQ; translated from the coding sequence GTGATTTTTAACAATCAAACACAAGGAGAGACCTTGCCTAAAGGCTACCATCACCTAACCTATGACCAAAGATGTCAGATTTATATTTTAAAAGCTAGAGGAGATACATCTAGCTCAATAGCAAACATTCTAAAAGTTCATCATAGCACTATTAGTAGGGAACTTAAGAGAAATAAAGGGCAACGAGGATACCGTCATCAGCAAGCTCAAGAAAAAGCATTTCTTAGAAAAAATTCTCAGCCCAATAAAAAAATGACTCCTCAAATAGTTACCCGTATTGAAGAAAAAATCAAGTTGCAATGGAGCCCTATACAAATATCCGGATGGCTTAAAAGACATGGTAAAGAACATGTTAGTCATGAGACCATCTATAATCATATCTGGAAAGATAAACGACAGGGAGGACAGCTTTATAGAGAGCTCCGTCATCGAGGGAAAAAATATAACAAGCAGAGAAAGGGAGCTTCTGGAAGAGGGAACATGCCTGGTCGTATAGATATTAAGCAACGGCCTTGTATTGTAGAAAAAAAGACTCGTTTAGGAGACTGGGAACTAGATACAGTCATAGGGGCAGGACATAAAGGCGTAATTGTATCAATGGTAGAAAGAACTTCCAAGCTAACTAAGCTCGCCAAAGTTTCTCATAAAACTGCAGAGGAAGTAAGTCAAGCGTTAATTGAACAACTTAAACCTATCAAAGATTTTGTACACACATTAACAGCAGACAACGGAAAAGAATTTGCCTATCACCAAATGGTTAGTTTCGAGCTAGAGACAGACTTCTACTTTGCAACGCCCTACCATTCTTGGGAAAGAGGCTTAAATGAGCATACAAACGGACTAGTTAGGCAATATTTTCCTAAAACACAAAGCTTTTTAGATACGACTTCCAAGGATATAGAAAGGGTGGAAACTTTACTAAATAACAGACCTAGAAAGGCTCTCAACTTCGAAACTCCACTAGAAGTGTTTACGAGATTATCTACAAACATGCTATGCTCGGGTGCACAATAG
- the infB gene encoding translation initiation factor IF-2, with protein MAKNLKINIKNAQLAEALKLTREKKPVLRKKEEKKEPLSVELSPTPTVEAPSFSSLKPTPAEQLTKGKPIQQKPPVVKTESTHSTAKPEYRHKPQPFRTNFPPQHPSFRQDTRPNTPSSSRPPYPARAGYPSALKRPPLSKDVPIPKASDAPKKDSFKPTPRESEDKNQRSKTAHEIRPAKKSPQKTFDARDRKGLRDDLDDQGWRRRRPHHKMRSHKKEEVVIRPKELKIHLPITIKDLASEMKLKASQLVAKLFMKGIMLTLNDYLDDETTIQLLGHDFDCEITIDTTEEDRLRITDKTIKQEIQASQTDELIIRPPVIAFMGHVDHGKTSLIDAIRKSNIVSSEAGDITQHIGAFKCHTESGDITILDTPGHEAFSSMRARGADVTDIVVLVIAGDEGIKAQTVEAIDQAKAAGVPILVAINKCDKPNFDADNIYRQLADKDLLTEAWGGQVITVNCSAVTKQGIKEMLEMLALQAEVLELKANPKSRARGTVIESEMHKGLGPVATVLVQNGTLNLGDAIVFAQHYARVKTMHNELKKEITTAGPSSPVKITGLSGLPEAGSEFIVVKNEKEAIEIAQKRSEGQRHHNMMQQPKRVGLENFLDNSVQKKVLNLILRADVQGSVEALKNSLLKIQSKKIELNIISAAVGEISESDVQLAQNTKAMIIGFHSQVESHAENLIKTLKVTVKLYDIIYHAVDEVRALMRSMLDKIPQENDVGSAEVKAIFKSSHLGIIAGCMVTDGTIKRSSQLRLLRDGQVIWKGTMQSLKRVKEDVREVSKGYECGIVLPNNNDIKVGDIFQAYEITYLDQEL; from the coding sequence TTGGCCAAGAATTTAAAAATAAATATAAAAAACGCACAACTTGCAGAAGCTCTTAAGCTCACTCGAGAAAAAAAACCTGTGCTCCGAAAAAAAGAAGAGAAAAAAGAACCTTTATCGGTTGAATTATCCCCTACTCCCACGGTAGAAGCGCCATCTTTCTCTTCTTTAAAACCTACTCCTGCTGAGCAACTCACAAAGGGGAAACCTATTCAGCAGAAGCCTCCTGTTGTAAAAACAGAGTCCACTCATTCAACAGCTAAGCCAGAATATCGCCATAAACCGCAACCGTTTAGAACAAATTTCCCTCCGCAACACCCCTCTTTTAGGCAAGATACAAGACCTAACACTCCATCTTCTTCTAGGCCTCCCTATCCCGCTCGAGCTGGATATCCGAGTGCTCTAAAAAGACCTCCTTTATCTAAAGATGTACCTATTCCAAAGGCTTCCGATGCTCCTAAAAAAGACTCTTTTAAACCAACACCACGTGAATCGGAAGACAAAAATCAGCGTTCTAAAACAGCTCATGAAATACGGCCAGCCAAAAAATCACCGCAAAAAACATTTGATGCCCGTGATAGAAAAGGACTACGTGATGATTTAGACGATCAAGGCTGGAGGAGAAGGCGCCCTCATCATAAAATGCGTTCTCACAAGAAAGAAGAGGTTGTTATTAGGCCTAAAGAATTAAAGATTCACCTGCCTATTACTATAAAAGATCTTGCTTCTGAAATGAAACTTAAAGCATCTCAGCTCGTTGCTAAATTGTTTATGAAAGGGATTATGCTCACTTTAAACGACTATCTAGATGATGAAACCACCATTCAATTATTAGGGCATGATTTTGACTGTGAAATCACCATTGATACAACAGAAGAAGATCGACTTCGAATTACTGATAAGACGATTAAACAAGAAATTCAAGCTAGTCAAACCGATGAATTGATTATTCGTCCCCCTGTAATTGCCTTTATGGGGCATGTAGATCATGGTAAAACCAGTTTAATCGATGCTATTCGCAAATCAAATATTGTCTCCTCAGAAGCCGGTGATATTACCCAACATATCGGAGCATTTAAGTGTCATACAGAATCAGGCGACATTACCATTTTAGACACACCAGGTCATGAAGCCTTTTCCTCTATGCGCGCCAGAGGAGCAGATGTAACAGACATCGTCGTTCTTGTCATTGCAGGTGATGAAGGGATAAAAGCTCAAACGGTAGAAGCCATCGATCAAGCTAAAGCAGCTGGCGTTCCTATTTTAGTAGCTATCAACAAATGTGATAAACCAAACTTTGACGCAGACAACATTTATCGTCAATTAGCAGATAAAGATTTGCTAACAGAAGCTTGGGGCGGACAGGTCATTACTGTAAATTGTTCGGCTGTGACAAAGCAAGGTATTAAAGAAATGCTCGAAATGTTAGCTCTTCAAGCAGAAGTTCTTGAGCTAAAAGCCAATCCTAAATCTAGAGCTCGAGGAACTGTGATTGAATCAGAAATGCACAAAGGGTTAGGTCCGGTTGCTACCGTGCTTGTGCAGAATGGCACCTTAAACTTAGGTGATGCTATCGTGTTTGCTCAACATTATGCAAGGGTTAAAACCATGCACAATGAACTCAAAAAAGAAATTACAACAGCAGGGCCCTCTTCTCCTGTAAAAATTACAGGTCTTTCTGGACTGCCAGAAGCTGGTAGCGAATTTATTGTCGTTAAAAATGAAAAAGAAGCTATTGAAATTGCTCAAAAACGCTCTGAAGGACAACGTCATCACAATATGATGCAACAACCTAAACGAGTTGGTTTAGAGAACTTTTTAGATAATTCAGTGCAAAAGAAAGTTCTTAATCTCATTTTACGTGCTGACGTGCAAGGCTCTGTTGAAGCATTAAAAAACTCTTTGTTAAAAATTCAGTCTAAAAAAATTGAATTAAATATTATCTCCGCAGCTGTTGGAGAGATCTCTGAATCAGACGTACAACTAGCGCAAAATACAAAAGCGATGATTATCGGTTTTCATAGCCAAGTTGAGAGCCATGCAGAGAATTTAATCAAAACCTTAAAAGTAACGGTTAAGCTCTATGATATTATCTATCATGCGGTTGATGAAGTAAGAGCTTTAATGCGGAGCATGTTAGATAAAATTCCTCAAGAGAACGATGTGGGCTCAGCAGAGGTAAAAGCGATATTCAAATCCTCTCATTTAGGTATCATTGCTGGTTGTATGGTAACCGATGGAACTATTAAGCGCTCTTCTCAGCTGCGCTTATTACGAGATGGGCAAGTCATTTGGAAAGGAACTATGCAATCTCTTAAAAGAGTAAAAGAAGATGTGCGTGAGGTTTCTAAAGGATATGAATGTGGGATTGTATTGCCAAACAATAATGACATTAAAGTAGGAGATATATTCCAAGCTTATGAAATAACCTATTTAGACCAAGAGCTATAA